A single Brassica rapa cultivar Chiifu-401-42 chromosome A04, CAAS_Brap_v3.01, whole genome shotgun sequence DNA region contains:
- the LOC103864425 gene encoding putative F-box/kelch-repeat protein At2g29810, which translates to MAQIPGGGDANKKPQEEPVLYASIGFPPSESPSWYTLHRDNVSLTLRKIQEPLPSRLLSAVVTIGTEMYVLGGSVGGNATSDVTLIDCRLRTSQPLPSMRRARRHAVAGAIDGKIYVIGGCRKKSYDWVEVLDVKTRSWRAVPGVLPHAHWEGQFVTCAVMDDKIFVLDPSATCLVFDPSVGALVEWDDGVEMRSLWQASSCVVDDMLYTVDPGCSLKHPIVVYDPKAEDRRWRPVYGVDLKKDLPPFDSWYDSKMANHGGKLVVLLGSNPWPCFHHGRQDVWCVEIALERQGDDISGHVESTTLVLKSRKWPSIELSRSVTL; encoded by the coding sequence ATGGCTCAAATTCCCGGCGGCGGCGATGCAAACAAGAAACCGCAAGAAGAACCAGTTCTCTACGCCTCCATCGGGTTCCCTCCTTCCGAAAGCCCGAGCTGGTACACTCTCCACCGAGACAACGTTTCTTTAACCTTGCGCAAGATCCAAGAACCATTACCTTCGAGGCTCCTGAGCGCCGTCGTCACAATCGGAACAGAGATGTACGTACTCGGTGGAAGCGTCGGAGGAAACGCCACGTCGGACGTGACTCTCATAGACTGCAGACTCCGGACGTCTCAGCCCCTCCCGAGCATGAGAAGGGCTCGCAGACACGCGGTGGCCGGAGCCATCGACGGGAAGATATACGTTATCGGAGGGTGCAGGAAGAAGTCTTATGACTGGGTCGAAGTCCTTGACGTCAAGACTCGGAGCTGGCGTGCTGTCCCTGGCGTCTTGCCTCACGCTCACTGGGAAGGACAGTTCGTGACATGCGCCGTGATGGACGACAAGATCTTCGTTCTGGACCCGAGTGCTACTTGTTTGGTTTTCGATCCCAGTGTAGGCGCTTTGGTCGAATGGGACGATGGAGTTGAGATGAGGAGTTTGTGGCAAGCGTCGTCTTGTGTGGTCGATGATATGTTGTATACCGTTGATCCTGGGTGTTCTCTTAAGCATCCGATAGTTGTGTATGATCCTAAGGCAGAGGATAGGAGGTGGAGACCAGTGTATGGTGTAGATTTGAAGAAAGATTTGCCTCCTTTTGATTCTTGGTATGACTCCAAAATGGCGAATCATGGTGGGAAGTTGGTGGTTCTGCTCGGTAGTAACCCCTGGCCTTGTTTTCATCACGGGAGACAAGACGTGTGGTGCGTAGAGATCGCTTTGGAAAGACAGGGAGATGATATCTCGGGGCATGTCGAGTCAACCACGCTGGTGCTTAAATCACGGAAGTGGCCTTCCATTGAGCTTTCTCGATCTGTTACTCTTTGA
- the LOC103864424 gene encoding putative F-box/kelch-repeat protein At2g29810, whose protein sequence is MAQMPGGDRNKKRQEEEEEVKKSFVHLPYDLTEHCLAITARRHYPNLSLASKSFRRILRSPELYQRRSTLGVTEPVLYASVGFPPSETPSWHTLHRDHFSLRLRKIASLPSRLLTAVATVGTEMYVLGGSVGGNPTSDVNLIDCRFHTSRSLPRMKRARSRAVAGAIDGKVYVIGGCRKKSDDWVEVFDVKTQAWRDIPAVLPRAHWEGQFVACAVMDGKIFVLDPSASPGHIIRNPKTKPEPNRKNRDRNRTENYKNPNGSYISKSEKPKPNRDRTENRTGTRICFLFDSWYDSKMANLGGKLLILVGNSPWPLFHYGRQDVWCVEIALERHGDDIWGHVESTMLVLTSHNWPSIELSRTLTI, encoded by the exons ATGGCTCAAATGCCAGGAGGTGATCGAAACAAGAAAcggcaagaagaagaagaagaagtaaagaaAAGCTTCGTCCATCTTCCATACGACCTCACCGAGCATTGCCTCGCAATCACCGCGAGACGTCATTACCCGAATCTCTCTCTCGCCTCCAAATCCTTCCGCCGTATCCTCCGTTCCCCGGAGCTCTACCAAAGACGCTCCACCCTCGGCGTCACCGAACCCGTTCTCTACGCCTCCGTCGGATTCCCTCCCTCCGAAACCCCGAGCTGGCACACTCTCCACCGCGACCACTTTTCTTTACGCCTCCGCAAGATCGCATCACTCCCTTCCCGCCTCCTGACCGCCGTCGCCACGGTCGGAACGGAGATGTACGTTCTCGGCGGAAGCGTCGGCGGGAACCCCACGTCGGACGTGAACCTCATCGACTGCAGATTCCACACGAGCCGCTCGCTCCCGAGAATGAAAAGGGCTCGCAGCCGGGCGGTGGCCGGAGCCATCGACGGGAAGGTGTACGTCATCGGAGGTTGCAGGAAGAAGTCTGATGATTGGGTCGAAGTCTTTGACGTAAAGACTCAAGCTTGGCGCGATATACCAGCTGTCTTGCCACGTGCTCATTGGGAAGGACAGTTCGTGGCATGTGCCGTGATGGACGGCAAGATTTTCGTTTTGGACCCGAGTGCTAGTCCTGGGCATATTATCCGAAACCCGAAAACCAaaccggaaccgaaccgaaaaaacCGGGACCGAAACCGGACCGAAAATTACAAAAACCCGAACGGTTCCTATATTTCTAaatccgaaaaaccgaaaccgaaccgggaccgaaccgagaaccgaacgggtacccga ATTTGCTTCCTTTTTGATTCTTGGTATGACTCCAAAATGGCGAATCTTGGTGGGAAGTTGTTGATTCTGGTTGGTAATAGCCCCTGGCCTCTTTTTCATTACGGGAGACAAGACGTGTGGTGCGTAGAGATTGCTTTGGAAAGACACGGAGATGATATTTGGGGGCATGTTGAATCAACTATGCTGGTGCTTACATCACATAACTGGCCTTCCATTGAACTTTCTCGAACTCTTACAATATGA